One window from the genome of Calliopsis andreniformis isolate RMS-2024a chromosome 12, iyCalAndr_principal, whole genome shotgun sequence encodes:
- the Rsod gene encoding uncharacterized protein Rsod — translation MWWLILLSYVTIGQSLRLAVYISSGGLHGEIQFEKGAEENSVRIRFSFQTTLQYPDQQWFWAVTEFPVDYTIIDNRCDRKHLGESIINLTDLIGPIDLPGNETGSIDVSNLSLTGELGLWGKGLILKDTYSDRTICASITVLEKSKEKFAEARFYGPIAGTIWFRWLGDYAADDTSDTIIYVDLYHVNKQKLQSIEYTEHYWKIYVTDIFDIGKDKSSCNVLQSVFDPNNSGTEKAIGDIDIRLGKIKVATSYQRKSKTLYRDSKLSLLPTDLLGSHRQLYLVIFHPTHDDSFLICAKINHRKPIIAKTLISSNGIKGEITLTQVIPFNPTWVNVSMTPINDLETRLRYSTKIKSYNIHELPIEPNQPLNKAAEICATTKNMYNPSNIDVLTAPPAGFGTQDQYAIGDLSGKLQGHKEGSYHYDILPGSAKLNGLYWDTYLPLSGIYSVVHRSLVVHKYNETDNTDSIPWICGTIILYLSDNIGQMPMLTAQVAYRYPIVGRIIFRQPQNDPQMDTVIIIENLIHADGNALNNSAQHRWMIHDNPTGKDYYNWTGRCLSTGEPYNPYKVEWNSNYSKYCSTTEITLCRIGDLARHGTIDIAGRKLYGFSLTRKLFTDTLLSLSGPNNILGKSLVIYDDNGPRARGERLACSIINRVYRRKAVAKDWFGNGENISLRGKLEFIQQTEYDVTNVEVNLDGLNGKMSGYHIHMTPVEQDLEFPCENTSLYGRWNPLNVNVSNTILPSEGTTDQYEMGDLSGKFGTLENRKKYTSTFNDTMLPLFGLRSILGRSIIIHKKEKNLRWTCSTIERGYSPSEASELRAIASFHHPQGFAYGYIRMIQLIHRDGSQSETVIEVKLRHPGKHDRNITKNHNWAIYVNPVGVDATVQVENTRCVAGGYVWNPYFTQLADPLNDDLYKQECGPDLPLRCYVGDVSSRLGPINIGLERQIFTDSNFPLGGSVSAMGRSIIIFDKNFGNNRFACANIEPDNDIVKYANIRKPPRFVVAQFLEDVRKVMGIPEWMLSIDNRKTKILHNGACIQFLLHFKGPIANKLEQDFNKLMSTGRLDAPSLYIPGYVSVKQKTTLGYRQCGSRDPNDKNFNHLLQNTSPSLLPQLISIVVTFIISNIIYYT, via the exons ATGTGGTGGCTCATTTTATTAAGTTATG TTACTATTGGACAGTCATTACGTCTTGCAGTTTATATTTCTTCTGGGGGACTTCATGGAGAAATTCAATTTGAAAAAGGCGCAGAAGAGAATTCAGTGAGAATTCGATTTTCTTTTCAGACTACCCTTCAATATCCAGATCAACAATGGTTTTGGGCAGTCACTGAATTTCCTGTTGACTATACAATCATAGACAATAGGTGTGATAGAAAACACCTTGGAGAAAG TATTATTAATTTAACGGATCTTATTGGACCCATTGATTTACCAGGAAATGAAACAGGATCAATAGATGTTTCAAACTTAAGTTTAACAGGAGAATTAGGTTTATGGGGTAAAGGTTTGATTCTTAAAGATACATATTCGGATAGAACAATTTGTGCATCCATTACG GTACTTGAGAAAAGTAAAGAAAAATTTGCAGAAGCACGGTTTTATGGACCTATAGCTGGAACTATTTGGTTCAGATGGTTAGGTGATTATGCTGCTGATGATACTAGTGATACAATAATATATGTGGACTTATATCATGTAAATAAGCAAAAATTGCAAAGTATAGAGTACACTGAACATTATTGGAAGATTTATGTAACTGACATTTTTGATATTGGCAAAG ATAAATCAAGTTGCAATGTTCTACAATCTGTTTTTGATCCTAATAATTCTGGCACTGAAAAAGCTATTGGTGATATAGATATACGTTTAGGTAAAATAAAAGTAGCTACAAGCTACCAAAGAAAGTCTAAAACTTTATACAGAGATTCAAAATTGTCTTTACTGCCTACTGATTTACTTGGTTCTCATCGTCAATTATATTTAGTAATCTTTCATCCAACACATGATGATTCCTTTCTAATTTGTGCCAAGATTAATCACAGGAAGCCTATAATTGCCAA GACTCTAATTAGTTCTAATGGTATAAAAGGTGAAATTACGTTAACTCAAGTAATACCATTTAATCCAACATGGGTTAATGTGTCTATGACACCAATTAATGACTTGGAAACAAGATTACGTTATTCTACTAAAATAAAATCATATAATATTCATGAATTACCAATAGAACCAAACCAACCTTTAAACAAAGCTGCTGAAATATGTGCAACTactaaaaatatgtataatcCTAGTAACATTGATGTCTTAACTGCACCACCAGCAG GATTTGGAACTCAAGATCAATATGCTATTGGTGACCTTTCTGGAAAGCTTCAAGGTCATAAAGAAGGATCATATCATTATGATATTTTACCAGGAAGTGCTAAACTTAATGGACTTTATTGGGATACATATCTTCCACTTTCAGGAATTTATAGTGTAGTTCATCGAAGTCTTGTCGTTCATAA GTATAATGAAACTGACAACACAGATAGTATTCCGTGGATATGCGGTACTATCATTCTTTATTTATCAGATAACATTGGACAGATGCCAATGTTAACTGCACAAGTAGCATATAGGTATCCTATTGTTGGTAGAATAATATTTCGTCAACCACAAAATGATCCTCAAATGGATACTGTTAtcataattgaaaatttgattcACGCAGATGGCAATGCTTTAAACAATTCAGCGCAGCATAG ATGGATGATTCATGACAACCCAACAGGAAAAGATTACTATAATTGGACAGgcagatgtttgagtactggggaacCCTATAATCCTTATAAA GTAGAATGGAAttcaaattattcaaaatattgttCAACGACTGAAATAACATTGTGCCGCATAGGTGATTTAGCGAGACACGGTACAATTGATATTGCTGGTAGAAAACTATATGGGTTTTCTTTAACTCGAAAACTCTTTACAGacacattattatcattatcagGACCTAATAATATATTAGGAAAAAGTTTAGTTATATATGATGATAATGGACCACGTGCAAGAGGAGAAAGATTAGCATGCTCAAT AATTAATAGAGTGTATCGTCGCAAAGCTGTAGCGAAGGATTGGTTTGGAAATGGAGAAAACATTTCATTAAGAGGAAAATTGGAATTTATTCAACAAACTGAATATGATGTTACAAATGTAGAAGTAAATCTTGATGGTTTAAATGGAAAAATGAGTGGATATCACATACATATG aCTCCAGTAGAACAGGATTTGGAGTTTCCATGTGAAAATACATCTTTATATGGACGTTGGAATCCATTGAACGTCAATGTAAGTAATACAATACTTCCTAGTGAAGGAACAACTGATCAATATGAAATGGGCGATCTTAGTGGAAAATTTGGTACCCtcgaaaacagaaaaaaatataCATCAACTTTTAATGATACAATGCTGCCTCTATTTGGATTAAGGAGTATATTGGGTAGGAGTATAATAATTCACAAAAAAGAGAAGAACTTAAG ATGGACATGTTCAACTATAGAGAGAGGGTATTCTCCGTCTGAAGCTAGTGAATTGCGAGCAATTGCTTCCTTTCATCATCCACAAGGTTTTGCATATGGATACATAAGAATG ATTCAGTTAATACATCGAGATGGTAGTCAGAGTGAAACAGTAATTGAAGTAAAGCTGCGACACCCTGGCAAACACGATCGTaatatt ACCAAAAACCACAATTGGGCAATATATGTAAATCCAGTTGGCGTGGACGCTACTGTGCAAGTAGAAAATACCAGATGCGTAGCTGGTGGATATGTGTGGAATCCCTATTTTACCCAATTGGCTGATCCTTTAAAT GATGACTTATACAAACAAGAATGTGGACCTGATTTGCCATTAAGATGTTATGTAGGAGATGTATCAAGCCGACTAGGTCCTATTAATATTGGATTAGAAAGACAAATTTTTACAGATTCAAACTTTCCTTTAGGAGGTTCAGTATCCGCAATGGGACGatctattattatttttgacAAAAATTTTGGCAATAACAGATTTGCATGTGCTAATATTGAACCAGATAACGATATCGTAAAGTATGCAAATATTAGAAAACCACCACGTTTTGTAGT AGCACAATTTTTAGAAGATGTGAGAAAAGTTATGGGTATTCCTGAATGGATGTTGTCTATAGACAATAGGAAAACTAAAATTTTACATAATGGTGCATGTATTCAATTTCTATTACATTTTAAAG GTCCAATTGCTAATAAATTAGAACAAGATTTTAACAAACTCATGTCCACTGGACGATTAGATGCACCTAGCTTATACATTCCGGGGTATGTTTCTGTGAAACAGAAAACAACTTTAGGTTACCGTCAATGTGGAAGCCGAGATCCAAATGACAAAA ATTTTAATCATCTGCTTCAAAATACATCTCCATCGTTATTACCACAGCTTATTTCAATagttgttacgtttattattagcAACATAATATATTACACATAA